In the Candidatus Nitrosotalea sinensis genome, one interval contains:
- a CDS encoding phosphatase PAP2 family protein, with protein sequence MQNWLFDIRSRTFFLFFVCFLVLLYFALSKSMLSYDTGFETALSKVVGHYPVDITMDVFTELGWVLYPIFVSIILFIIKKTRRLGLVLLLSLLVGSMAVAYVRCYTGYEKPALEYLGAHLPIKSGADVGVPCNIEGTFPAGATMRTTMFAFVVGYALSKRFPRGCYLLWLYPAVVSISRLYLLEEYPMTVIAGVVTGILIADIVSKKLKLELIFEQSKT encoded by the coding sequence TTGCAGAATTGGCTATTTGATATAAGAAGCAGAACATTTTTCCTATTCTTTGTCTGTTTTCTAGTTCTACTATATTTTGCATTATCAAAATCTATGCTATCCTATGATACAGGATTTGAGACTGCACTTTCCAAGGTTGTAGGGCATTATCCAGTAGATATCACAATGGACGTATTTACAGAACTTGGATGGGTATTGTATCCAATATTTGTAAGCATTATTTTGTTTATAATAAAAAAAACACGACGCCTTGGACTAGTCCTACTTCTTTCACTATTAGTGGGAAGCATGGCTGTAGCATATGTTAGATGTTACACCGGGTATGAAAAACCAGCACTAGAGTACCTTGGAGCTCATCTTCCAATAAAATCTGGAGCAGATGTTGGCGTGCCGTGTAACATCGAAGGAACTTTCCCTGCAGGAGCAACCATGAGAACTACAATGTTTGCATTTGTCGTAGGATATGCATTATCTAAAAGATTTCCTCGGGGATGCTATCTCTTGTGGCTATATCCTGCAGTTGTATCAATTAGTAGGCTATATCTTTTAGAAGAATATCCTATGACTGTCATTGCAGGAGTTGTAACTGGAATACTGATTGCAGATATAGTATCCAAGAAACTAAAACTTGAGCTTATTTTTGAACAATCAAAAACCTAA